From the genome of Biomphalaria glabrata chromosome 1, xgBioGlab47.1, whole genome shotgun sequence, one region includes:
- the LOC129924294 gene encoding ESX-1 secretion-associated protein EspE-like, producing the protein MCHFQSPKAKQETARGLGLYVLDVALKFVFRPDLLDLPDLIDLPDIPDLLDLPDLLDLPDIPDLPDIPDLLDLPDLLDLPDIPDLLDLPDIPDLLDLPDLLDLPDIPDLLDLPDIPDLLDLPDIPDLLDLPDIPDLPDIPDLLDLPDLPDLLDLPDIPDLLDLPDLLDLPDIPDLLDLPDLLDLPDIPDLLDLPDLLDLPDIPDLLDLSDLTDTHWTTLDGQGSN; encoded by the coding sequence ATGTGTCACTTTCAAAGCCCCAAAGCTAAACAAGAGACAGCTCGAGGTTTGGGTTTATACGTTTTGGACGTTGCCTTGAAATTTGTATTCCGTCCAGACCTCCTAGACCTCCCAGACCTCATAGACCTCCCAGACATCCCAGACCTCCTAGACCTCCCAGACCTCCTAGACCTCCCAGACATCCCAGACCTCCCAGACATCCCAGACCTCCTAGACCTCCCAGACCTCCTAGACCTCCCAGACATCCCAGACCTCCTAGACCTCCCAGACATCCCAGACCTCCTAGACCTCCCAGACCTCCTAGACCTCCCAGACATCCCAGACCTCCTAGACCTCCCAGACATCCCAGACCTCCTAGACCTCCCAGACATCCCAGACCTCCTAGACCTCCCAGACATCCCAGACCTCCCAGACATCCCAGACCTCCTAGACCTCCCAGACCTCCCAGACCTCCTAGACCTCCCAGACATCCCAGACCTCCTAGACCTCCCAGACCTCCTAGACCTCCCAGACATCCCAGACCTCCTAGACCTCCCAGACCTCCTAGACCTCCCAGACATCCCAGACCTCCTAGACCTCCCAGACCTCCTAGACCTCCCAGACATCCCAGACCTCCTAGACCTTTCAGATCTCACAGACACCCATTGGACGACATTGGACGGGCAAGGTTCGAATTAG